The Acidimicrobiia bacterium sequence AACGACGCGTCGATCGCTTTCTCGGTCGCGCGCCGCGCGCAGGAGGAAGGTGCGGAGGTCGTACTCACGTCCTTCGGCCGGATCATGAGCCTGACCAAGCGCGCTGCGAAGCGTCTCCCATCCGAGCCAGAGATCATCGAGCTCGATGTTTCGAGCCCCGATGACCTCGAAGCGCTCGCTGGTCGCGTGGGAGGCCACGTCGATGGCGTCCTGCACGCGATCGGCTTTGCACCAGAGTCGTGTCTCGGCGGCGGCTTCCTCGACGCACCATGGGACGACGTGGCCATCGCGCTCCAGGTCTCGGCGTACTCGCTCAAGTCGCTCTCGGTCGCCGCGCTCCCGATGATGGACCGCGGGGGCTCGATCGTCGGCCTCGACTTCGACAACACCCAGGCGTGGCCGATCTACGACTGGATGGGCGTTGCGAAGTCTGCGTTCGAGTCCACCGCTCGCTACTTGGCGCGGTACCTCGGACCGCAGGGGATCCGAGTGAATCTCGTCTCGGCCGGGCCCGTGCGAACGATGGCCGCACGAAGCATTCCTGGCTTCGAGCATTTCGAAGAGGTCTGGGCCTCACGCGCGCCGCTCGGGTGGGATGTGAAGGATCCCGAACCGGTCGCGCAGGCGTGCATCGCGCTTCTGTCCGACCTCTTCCCCGCGACGACCGGGGAGATGCTGCACGTCGACGGCGGCTTCCACGCTGTGGGAGCGTGATGGTGAGCTCACTAGGGGGCGCGTGATGGCCAAGAATCTCTCGACCGACGAATGTCTTGCGCAGGTACCACTCTTCAAGGACCTCTCGAAGAAACACCTCCAGCACATCGCATCGCTCGCGACACGGCTCGATCTCCCGGCCGGAC is a genomic window containing:
- the fabI gene encoding enoyl-ACP reductase FabI translates to MLLEGKRILVTGVLNDASIAFSVARRAQEEGAEVVLTSFGRIMSLTKRAAKRLPSEPEIIELDVSSPDDLEALAGRVGGHVDGVLHAIGFAPESCLGGGFLDAPWDDVAIALQVSAYSLKSLSVAALPMMDRGGSIVGLDFDNTQAWPIYDWMGVAKSAFESTARYLARYLGPQGIRVNLVSAGPVRTMAARSIPGFEHFEEVWASRAPLGWDVKDPEPVAQACIALLSDLFPATTGEMLHVDGGFHAVGA